Proteins from one Thermobifida alba genomic window:
- a CDS encoding arsenic resistance protein, with translation MSLAERLQSLFVALAALTGLALGLLLPIGPTAGHAVLPALIAMLTAVFVQMDAAHVRQVRHAAPLVATSLALNFLLTPALAWALGTGLLGTEPDLRIGLLLLLVTPCTDWYLVFTALARGHTGIAAALLPINLALQLALLPAYVLLLGGRAAMVDAATLTESVLLVLVLPLTAAMALRWAAARFRGPAWRRRHITDPAGHLVLPLLYAAVLAMFAWQARTVVDHATDLLALLPPLAIFFTALPLTAVGLSRLLRLPADQKVTLTMTTTARNSPTALAVAVAAFPDRPLIAVALVMGPLLELPVLALIAQLVRVRPPRAKTPAPH, from the coding sequence ATGTCGTTGGCCGAACGCCTCCAGAGCCTGTTCGTGGCCCTGGCCGCCCTGACCGGCCTGGCCCTCGGACTGCTGCTGCCGATCGGTCCAACCGCCGGACACGCGGTACTACCCGCCCTCATCGCCATGCTCACCGCCGTGTTCGTCCAGATGGACGCCGCCCACGTGCGCCAGGTACGCCACGCCGCACCACTGGTCGCCACCAGCCTGGCCCTCAACTTCCTCCTCACCCCCGCCCTGGCCTGGGCCCTGGGAACCGGACTCCTGGGCACCGAACCAGACCTGCGCATCGGCCTGCTGCTGCTACTGGTGACCCCGTGCACCGACTGGTACCTGGTCTTCACCGCCCTGGCACGCGGCCACACCGGCATCGCCGCCGCCCTGCTCCCCATCAACCTCGCCCTGCAACTGGCCCTGCTCCCCGCCTACGTGCTGCTGCTCGGCGGACGAGCAGCCATGGTCGACGCCGCCACACTGACCGAATCGGTCCTCCTCGTACTCGTCCTGCCCCTGACTGCGGCGATGGCACTGCGATGGGCCGCAGCCCGCTTCAGAGGACCCGCCTGGCGCCGACGCCACATCACCGACCCCGCAGGCCACCTGGTACTGCCCCTGCTCTACGCGGCGGTGCTCGCCATGTTCGCCTGGCAGGCCCGCACCGTCGTGGACCACGCCACCGACCTGCTGGCCCTCCTGCCACCCCTGGCGATCTTCTTCACCGCACTGCCCCTGACCGCGGTGGGCCTGTCCCGGCTGCTCCGCCTGCCCGCCGACCAGAAAGTGACCCTGACCATGACCACAACGGCCCGCAACTCACCCACCGCACTGGCCGTCGCGGTCGCCGCCTTCCCCGACCGCCCCCTCATCGCGGTCGCCCTGGTCATGGGACCACTCCTGGAACTGCCGGTACTGGCCCTCATCGCCCAACTGGTACGGGTACGCCCACCCCGCGCAAAGACACCCGCCCCGCACTGA
- a CDS encoding NAD(P)-binding domain-containing protein, whose protein sequence is MGQTVREVDVAVIGGGQAGLASGYFLRKRGYRPEHDFVILDRSPAPGGAWQHVWRSVRLISPPHYTRLPGLPWTRPFDGPPSGPEVAAYFARYEQHFQLPVHRPVTVRRVANDGPDPTLTRATPLLITTDQETWRARAVINATGTWDRPFIPAVTGAADFRGRQLHAAHYYAPEEFTGHRVVVVGAGHSALQILAEISTVADTLWVSRRPPEFRTAPLTEADLVAVTDAVAAHAATGRPLRSVVSYTKLVETPEVAAARERGVLNARPMFDRITPHGVAWNDGTTEPVDTIVWATGFRPVLTHLAPLRLRSPLGGIALAGTRAALDPRVHLVGYGPSASMISAHRAAATAARILAAGRP, encoded by the coding sequence ATGGGCCAGACCGTGCGTGAGGTGGACGTGGCCGTCATCGGCGGCGGGCAGGCAGGACTGGCCTCCGGCTACTTCCTCCGCAAACGCGGCTACCGCCCCGAACACGACTTCGTCATCCTCGACCGCTCCCCCGCCCCCGGCGGAGCCTGGCAGCACGTGTGGCGCTCGGTCCGCCTCATCTCCCCGCCCCACTACACCCGCCTGCCCGGCCTGCCCTGGACACGCCCCTTCGACGGCCCGCCCAGCGGCCCGGAGGTCGCCGCCTACTTCGCCCGCTACGAACAGCACTTCCAGTTGCCCGTGCACCGGCCCGTCACCGTGCGCCGGGTCGCCAACGACGGCCCCGACCCCACCCTCACCCGCGCCACACCACTCCTCATCACCACCGACCAGGAGACCTGGCGGGCCCGAGCGGTCATCAACGCCACCGGAACCTGGGACCGCCCCTTCATCCCCGCCGTCACCGGAGCCGCCGACTTCCGCGGCCGCCAACTGCACGCCGCCCACTACTACGCCCCCGAGGAGTTCACCGGACACCGCGTCGTCGTGGTCGGCGCAGGCCACTCCGCCCTGCAGATCCTCGCCGAGATCTCCACCGTCGCCGACACCCTGTGGGTCTCCCGCCGCCCACCCGAGTTCCGCACCGCCCCGCTCACCGAAGCCGACCTCGTCGCCGTCACCGACGCCGTGGCCGCCCACGCCGCCACCGGCCGCCCCCTGCGCAGCGTGGTCAGCTACACCAAACTCGTCGAGACCCCCGAGGTCGCCGCCGCCCGGGAACGCGGCGTCCTCAACGCCCGCCCCATGTTCGACCGCATCACCCCCCACGGTGTGGCCTGGAACGACGGCACCACCGAACCCGTCGACACCATCGTGTGGGCCACCGGCTTCCGCCCCGTCCTGACCCACCTGGCGCCCCTGCGTCTGCGCTCCCCGCTGGGCGGCATCGCCCTGGCCGGCACCCGGGCCGCCCTCGACCCGCGCGTCCACCTCGTCGGCTACGGCCCCTCCGCCAGCATGATCAGCGCCCACCGTGCCGCCGCCACCGCCGCCCGGATCCTGGCCGCCGGCCGCCCCTGA
- a CDS encoding sensor histidine kinase: MRSGRRPRRWRARAVDAVLAAVVFGALAVQSVAVAVSWGGGYWWFDAVVGAVVGVLALLRRRHRLLAAVGGLSVAAVSVLIAWLAGFPAEPGLAMAVALAVLTASAVRALPVRSAGAVAAAGLAVVVGSALANLESSSAVGAVNAVTWLGGLAGGLVLRLLEVRRRRTVARIRRDERLALARELHDVVAHHITGIVLEAQAGQLDARTQSGGERVRASFAGIESVACEALAAMRRVVGLLRDTDGAAPTTVAGLEELVGLVERFAKRGGPSVDLRLAETGQGWPPEVATTVHRVVQEALTNVARHAAHASSVTVSLTRDGDVVVVEVADDAAHTRHRRGGYGLVGMRERVEALGGSLSVGPCPGAGWRVRALLPLGERR; the protein is encoded by the coding sequence GTGAGGAGTGGGAGGCGGCCGCGCCGGTGGCGTGCCCGGGCCGTGGACGCCGTGCTGGCTGCGGTCGTGTTCGGAGCGCTGGCGGTGCAGTCCGTGGCCGTTGCGGTGAGCTGGGGTGGCGGCTACTGGTGGTTCGACGCGGTGGTGGGGGCCGTGGTGGGCGTCCTGGCCCTGTTGCGTCGACGCCACCGGCTCCTGGCGGCGGTCGGCGGGCTGTCCGTCGCGGCTGTTTCGGTGCTGATCGCCTGGCTGGCCGGCTTTCCCGCCGAGCCCGGCCTGGCCATGGCCGTGGCGTTGGCGGTCCTCACCGCCTCCGCTGTCCGAGCGCTTCCTGTTCGGAGCGCAGGCGCGGTGGCGGCCGCGGGGTTGGCGGTGGTCGTCGGCAGTGCGCTGGCCAATCTGGAGTCGTCCTCTGCCGTGGGCGCGGTCAACGCGGTCACGTGGCTGGGTGGTCTCGCTGGGGGGCTGGTGTTGCGGTTGCTGGAGGTCCGCCGTCGGCGGACCGTCGCGCGGATCCGGCGCGACGAGCGGTTGGCGCTGGCGCGGGAGCTGCACGACGTTGTGGCCCATCACATCACCGGCATCGTCCTGGAGGCCCAGGCCGGACAGCTTGATGCCCGCACACAGTCCGGGGGTGAACGGGTCCGGGCTTCCTTCGCCGGCATCGAGTCCGTCGCCTGCGAGGCGCTGGCCGCGATGCGGCGCGTCGTCGGGCTGCTGCGCGACACCGACGGAGCGGCCCCCACCACCGTTGCGGGGCTGGAGGAGCTCGTCGGGCTCGTCGAGCGTTTCGCGAAGCGGGGCGGCCCCTCCGTGGACCTGCGGCTGGCTGAGACGGGGCAGGGGTGGCCGCCCGAGGTGGCCACCACCGTCCATCGGGTCGTCCAGGAGGCTTTGACCAACGTCGCGCGTCACGCCGCGCACGCCTCCTCCGTGACGGTCAGCCTCACCCGGGACGGGGACGTGGTCGTCGTGGAGGTCGCTGACGATGCTGCGCACACCCGCCACCGCCGCGGCGGCTACGGCCTGGTGGGGATGCGTGAACGTGTTGAGGCCCTCGGTGGTTCGCTGAGTGTCGGACCGTGCCCGGGGGCCGGCTGGCGTGTGCGTGCCTTGCTGCCCTTGGGGGAACGCCGATGA
- a CDS encoding VOC family protein translates to MATRPVQIHMSARDETTLGQFWAEALGWNMSSEAPGVVNLEPHDFTYPDPAALCIDIVAVPEPKTVKNRIHIDLATTSPAHQAELLEHLQALGAVPVDIGQGDVPWTVLADIEGNEFCVLTPS, encoded by the coding sequence ATGGCGACCCGACCCGTCCAAATCCACATGAGCGCCCGCGACGAGACCACGCTCGGCCAGTTCTGGGCAGAAGCACTCGGCTGGAACATGTCCAGCGAGGCCCCCGGCGTGGTCAACCTGGAACCCCACGACTTCACCTATCCGGACCCCGCCGCGCTCTGCATCGACATCGTCGCCGTCCCCGAACCCAAGACGGTGAAGAACCGCATCCACATCGACCTCGCCACCACCTCCCCAGCCCACCAAGCAGAACTACTCGAACACCTCCAAGCCCTCGGCGCCGTGCCCGTCGACATCGGCCAAGGCGACGTGCCGTGGACGGTACTGGCCGACATCGAAGGCAACGAATTCTGCGTCCTCACCCCGAGCTGA
- a CDS encoding ArsR/SmtB family transcription factor: MAIDCWGEESPADTDLGAAQALFHSLSDGTRLAIVRRLAVGEARVADLVAQLGLAQSTVSKHVACLRDCGLVEGRPEGRQVFYSLARPELLDLLASAEVLLAATGNAVALCPNYGTDSATMEACGE; encoded by the coding sequence ATGGCGATTGATTGTTGGGGTGAGGAGTCCCCCGCCGACACGGACCTGGGAGCGGCCCAGGCGCTGTTCCACAGTCTTTCCGACGGCACCCGGCTGGCCATCGTGCGCCGTCTGGCCGTGGGGGAGGCGCGGGTGGCTGATCTGGTGGCCCAGTTGGGGTTGGCCCAGTCCACGGTCTCCAAGCACGTGGCGTGCCTGCGCGACTGCGGTCTGGTCGAGGGCCGTCCCGAGGGGCGGCAGGTGTTCTACTCCCTGGCCCGTCCCGAACTGCTGGACCTGCTGGCTTCGGCCGAGGTTCTGCTCGCCGCGACCGGCAACGCGGTCGCGCTGTGCCCCAACTACGGGACGGACAGCGCGACGATGGAGGCGTGCGGTGAGTGA
- a CDS encoding quinone oxidoreductase family protein has translation MRAIGVMEFGGPEKLQVVDIPEPHPGPGEVRIRVHAAAVNPTDTALRAGLRRLEWPPPHIPGMDAAGVVSEVGEGVSWQVGDRVMAVVTPVRPGGGAYADHIVVPAESVVRMPEGADFFAASTLLMNALTARLALDRLALEPGQTVAVTGAAGAFGGYAVQLAKADGLRVVADASEADEDLVRGLGADVVVRRGDDVADRIRAACPQGVDGLADGALLHDLVVPAVRDNGRMAVVRAWDGRPGRGIEVHRILVTEALKDTAALDRLRRQAEEGVLTLRVARVLPAEQAAEAHRLLEAGGVRGRLVLDFSS, from the coding sequence ATGAGAGCGATCGGAGTCATGGAGTTCGGCGGCCCGGAGAAGCTTCAGGTCGTGGACATCCCCGAGCCCCATCCCGGACCGGGGGAGGTGCGGATCCGGGTGCACGCCGCGGCGGTGAACCCCACTGACACCGCGCTGCGGGCCGGACTGCGGCGGTTGGAGTGGCCGCCGCCCCACATTCCCGGCATGGACGCGGCCGGGGTCGTCAGCGAGGTCGGGGAGGGCGTGTCCTGGCAGGTCGGGGACCGGGTGATGGCCGTGGTGACGCCGGTGCGGCCGGGTGGGGGAGCCTACGCCGACCACATCGTCGTGCCCGCCGAGTCGGTGGTGCGCATGCCTGAGGGAGCCGATTTCTTCGCCGCCTCCACCCTGCTGATGAACGCGCTCACCGCACGGCTCGCACTGGACCGGCTCGCTTTGGAACCGGGTCAGACGGTCGCGGTGACCGGGGCGGCCGGCGCCTTCGGCGGCTATGCCGTCCAGCTCGCCAAGGCCGACGGGCTGCGGGTCGTCGCTGACGCCTCCGAGGCCGACGAGGATCTGGTGCGTGGTCTGGGGGCGGACGTGGTGGTGCGCCGTGGTGACGACGTCGCCGACCGTATCCGCGCCGCCTGCCCGCAGGGGGTGGACGGGCTCGCCGACGGGGCGCTGCTGCACGATCTGGTGGTTCCGGCCGTCCGCGACAACGGGAGGATGGCGGTGGTGCGGGCCTGGGACGGCAGGCCCGGGCGCGGTATCGAGGTGCACCGGATCCTGGTGACCGAGGCGCTCAAGGACACCGCTGCCCTGGACCGGCTGCGCAGGCAGGCCGAGGAGGGGGTGCTCACCCTGCGGGTGGCGCGGGTGCTTCCGGCCGAGCAGGCCGCCGAGGCGCACCGGTTGCTGGAGGCGGGCGGCGTGCGCGGCCGTCTGGTCCTCGACTTCAGTTCCTGA
- a CDS encoding DUF418 domain-containing protein: protein MTHDAPAVAATRTRIVALDVLRGFALCGILPVNVPIIAATGPPPVPGAATAVGDPLFWFGLATSQRFLPIFALLFGTGFALLADAAAQRSPKPWLILLRRLLALFAIGLLHLLLWRGEILTAYALVGLVVLLPSMWLPRWAVAVLSAGCLTLAISSGGGGPLLVAGLFLLGAALVRYGVVEYLEEGPVRALALLGLVFAAGAAAALWWQIDAATRNTPALGPAMGVAGLLLAGLYVCAVLLLLTTPLRPVLRVAFEPLGRMALTNYLTATVLVLAAGRLLGLGFDSLTETLTTAGAVLTLQWAWSTLWLRRHRQGPVERLWRWATWGRRPKHRARPAPATANPAGESTPLRDGA, encoded by the coding sequence ATGACCCACGACGCACCCGCTGTGGCGGCCACGCGGACACGTATCGTCGCGCTCGATGTCCTGCGCGGTTTCGCCCTGTGCGGCATCCTGCCCGTCAACGTCCCGATCATCGCCGCCACCGGCCCACCCCCCGTCCCCGGCGCGGCAACCGCCGTAGGCGACCCGCTGTTCTGGTTCGGGTTGGCCACGTCCCAGCGTTTCCTGCCGATCTTCGCCCTGCTCTTCGGCACGGGGTTCGCGCTGCTGGCCGATGCGGCCGCGCAAAGGTCACCGAAGCCGTGGCTCATCCTGCTGCGCCGCCTCCTGGCTCTGTTCGCCATCGGCCTGCTGCACCTGCTGCTGTGGCGGGGCGAGATCCTGACCGCCTACGCCCTGGTCGGCTTGGTGGTCCTCCTCCCGTCGATGTGGCTGCCACGGTGGGCCGTGGCCGTGCTCTCGGCCGGGTGCCTCACCTTGGCCATCAGCAGCGGGGGAGGCGGTCCCCTGCTGGTGGCCGGGCTCTTCCTGCTGGGGGCCGCGCTGGTCCGCTACGGAGTGGTGGAGTACCTGGAGGAGGGGCCCGTCCGGGCCCTCGCGCTGCTGGGCCTGGTCTTCGCGGCGGGCGCGGCTGCGGCACTGTGGTGGCAGATCGACGCGGCCACCCGGAACACTCCGGCCCTCGGGCCCGCCATGGGGGTGGCCGGACTGCTGCTGGCGGGGTTGTACGTGTGTGCGGTACTCCTCCTGCTCACCACACCGCTGCGACCGGTGCTGCGAGTCGCCTTCGAACCCCTGGGCCGCATGGCGCTGACCAACTACCTGACCGCCACGGTCCTCGTCCTGGCGGCGGGCCGTCTTCTCGGCCTGGGGTTCGACTCCCTGACCGAGACGCTGACAACCGCGGGAGCCGTCCTCACCCTCCAGTGGGCGTGGTCCACCCTGTGGCTGCGCCGCCACCGTCAGGGGCCGGTGGAGCGGCTGTGGCGCTGGGCCACCTGGGGCCGCCGACCGAAACACCGCGCACGACCGGCACCGGCAACCGCGAACCCAGCAGGGGAGTCCACACCCCTCCGGGACGGCGCATGA
- a CDS encoding NUDIX hydrolase family protein, whose protein sequence is MTDTTDTTPVWFSREELESVRDRMPILYINAVPVRTDDRGEVTSVGLLLRVGPDGTINRALVSGRVLYHERIRDALLRHLEKDLGPVALPRIPTSPQPFTVAEYFPTPGVTPYHDPRQHAVSLAYVVPVTGDCQPRQDALDLVWFTPEEAASPEVLQEMSGGQDVLLRQALAHVGRLH, encoded by the coding sequence ATGACCGATACCACGGACACCACACCGGTCTGGTTCTCCCGCGAGGAACTGGAGTCGGTGCGCGACCGCATGCCGATCCTCTACATCAACGCCGTCCCGGTCCGCACCGACGACCGCGGCGAGGTCACCAGCGTCGGCCTGCTGCTACGCGTCGGCCCCGACGGCACCATCAACCGGGCCCTGGTCTCCGGACGGGTCCTCTACCACGAACGCATCCGCGACGCGCTGCTGCGCCACCTCGAAAAAGACCTCGGCCCGGTGGCGCTGCCACGCATCCCCACCTCACCGCAGCCGTTCACCGTCGCCGAGTACTTCCCCACCCCCGGCGTCACCCCCTACCACGACCCGCGCCAGCACGCCGTCTCACTCGCCTACGTGGTACCGGTCACCGGCGACTGCCAGCCCCGCCAGGACGCCCTGGACCTGGTCTGGTTCACCCCCGAGGAAGCCGCCAGCCCCGAGGTGCTGCAGGAGATGAGCGGCGGCCAGGACGTCCTGCTGCGCCAGGCCCTCGCCCACGTCGGCCGCCTGCACTGA
- a CDS encoding endonuclease/exonuclease/phosphatase family protein: MTDSERGQTMAQAETGQGDAGRRDGGAGTWRSGIRRAIRVGSRLGPWKRGLVLAALALLLGLLMLWHAQIPNQILNLGSLVETFLPWFGLFIPVSLIGALWRRSASAVVALLLPVTVWLHLFGGLLGDKSHADHELRVASHNVGADNPDPVGTARDLAAYGADVLALQELTEQTRGTYERELAKAYPYHTVRGTVGVWSKLPLSDTQPIDIQMDYGPLAETIPVDVKTGYTRALRTTVATDHGPLAVYVAHLGSVRVNPRAGFWTDSRDRGAQALGEAVAAEQNERVVLLGDLNGSMDDRAFAGLTSQLRSVQVVAGDGFGFSWPAGFPVVRIDQILVRGVEPEGSWVLPATSSDHLPVAAGISW; this comes from the coding sequence GTGACCGACAGTGAGCGAGGACAGACGATGGCGCAGGCGGAGACCGGACAGGGCGATGCCGGTCGCCGGGATGGCGGAGCCGGGACCTGGCGCTCGGGCATCCGCCGGGCGATCCGCGTCGGCTCCCGGCTGGGCCCCTGGAAGCGCGGCCTGGTGCTCGCGGCGCTGGCGCTACTGCTCGGCCTGCTCATGCTGTGGCACGCGCAGATTCCGAACCAGATCCTGAATCTCGGCAGCCTGGTGGAGACGTTCCTGCCGTGGTTCGGCCTGTTCATCCCGGTGTCGCTGATCGGGGCGCTGTGGCGCCGCTCCGCCTCCGCGGTGGTCGCGCTGCTGCTGCCGGTCACGGTGTGGCTGCACCTTTTCGGCGGACTGCTCGGCGACAAGTCCCACGCGGACCACGAGCTCAGGGTGGCCAGCCACAACGTCGGCGCTGACAACCCCGATCCGGTCGGCACCGCCCGCGACCTGGCGGCCTACGGTGCGGACGTGCTGGCACTGCAGGAGCTGACCGAACAGACCAGGGGCACGTACGAGAGGGAACTGGCGAAGGCGTACCCGTACCACACAGTGCGGGGCACGGTCGGGGTGTGGAGCAAGCTGCCGCTGTCGGACACCCAGCCGATCGACATCCAGATGGACTACGGGCCGCTGGCGGAGACCATCCCGGTCGACGTCAAGACGGGCTACACCCGGGCGCTGCGCACCACGGTGGCCACGGACCACGGGCCGCTGGCGGTGTATGTGGCCCACCTGGGGTCCGTACGGGTGAATCCCAGGGCGGGCTTTTGGACGGACTCGCGGGACAGAGGCGCGCAGGCGCTCGGCGAGGCCGTCGCCGCCGAGCAGAATGAGCGAGTGGTGCTGCTCGGTGACCTGAACGGCAGCATGGACGACCGTGCGTTCGCCGGCCTCACCTCGCAGTTGCGCTCGGTCCAGGTCGTGGCCGGGGACGGCTTCGGTTTCAGCTGGCCGGCGGGGTTCCCGGTGGTGCGGATCGACCAGATCCTGGTCAGGGGCGTGGAGCCGGAGGGCTCGTGGGTGCTGCCGGCCACCAGCAGCGACCACCTACCGGTGGCGGCCGGAATCAGCTGGTGA
- a CDS encoding heavy metal translocating P-type ATPase yields MSDACGCGESRGGEEREPERLWQVGELRFAAVAGVLLAVGYGSGWVGVPEAVALVFKAAALVVGAWTFVPATLRRLVRGRIGVGTLMTIAAVGAVLLGEVGEAAMLAFLYSISEGLEEYSVARTRRGLRALLDLVPAQATVVRGGVECTVAPEQLRVGEVMVVRPGERVATDGTVVTGRSALDVSAITGESVPVEAGPGDEVFAGAINGTGVLEVAVTAAASDNSLARIVSVVEAEQARKGAGQRLADRVARPLVPGVMVVAALIAGVGSLLGDPATWVERALVVLVAASPCALAISVPVTVVAAVGAASRHGVLVKGGAALEALGRVSIVALDKTGTLTSNCPRVVEVAVVAPATRERVLAVAASLEERSEHPLARAILDAAPAPQRAEQVEAVPGAGLIGCLGGRTVRLGRPGWIEAGPLADRVARMQRAGATAVLVEDDAVVIGAVAVRDELRPEAAEVVSALRGAGCRVVMLTGDNRVTAEVLAAQAGVEPADVHAGLRPEDKSRLVGELRAHGAVAMVGDGVNDAPALATADAGIAVGAMGADVAIETADVALMGEDLRHLPRVLAHARRARVVMWQSVGLSLAIIAVLLPLALAGVLGLATVVLVHEVAEVLVIANGIRAGRTRALVLESGGPAVSSRERVGAARM; encoded by the coding sequence GTGAGTGACGCCTGCGGATGCGGCGAGTCGCGCGGCGGCGAGGAGCGGGAGCCGGAGAGGCTGTGGCAGGTCGGTGAACTCCGTTTCGCCGCTGTTGCCGGTGTGCTGCTGGCTGTGGGCTACGGCAGCGGTTGGGTGGGTGTGCCCGAGGCTGTGGCGTTGGTGTTCAAGGCCGCGGCCTTGGTGGTGGGGGCGTGGACGTTCGTTCCTGCCACGCTGCGCCGTCTGGTCCGGGGCAGGATCGGTGTGGGCACGCTGATGACCATCGCCGCTGTTGGCGCCGTGCTGCTGGGCGAGGTCGGCGAGGCCGCGATGCTGGCGTTCCTGTACTCCATCAGCGAGGGGTTGGAGGAGTACTCGGTCGCGCGTACCCGGCGTGGTCTGCGCGCGTTGCTGGATCTGGTGCCTGCCCAGGCCACTGTGGTTCGCGGTGGTGTCGAGTGCACTGTTGCCCCCGAGCAGTTGCGGGTGGGGGAGGTGATGGTGGTCAGGCCGGGGGAGCGGGTGGCCACCGACGGGACCGTCGTCACCGGCCGGAGTGCTTTGGATGTGTCGGCCATCACCGGTGAGTCGGTGCCGGTGGAGGCCGGTCCTGGGGACGAGGTGTTCGCCGGGGCCATCAACGGTACCGGGGTGTTGGAGGTCGCTGTCACCGCGGCTGCGTCCGACAACTCGTTGGCTCGCATCGTGTCTGTCGTGGAGGCCGAGCAGGCCCGTAAGGGGGCCGGGCAGCGGTTGGCTGATCGTGTGGCTCGGCCGCTGGTTCCCGGGGTGATGGTTGTGGCGGCGCTGATCGCCGGGGTGGGTTCGCTTCTGGGGGATCCGGCGACGTGGGTGGAGCGGGCCTTGGTGGTGCTGGTGGCGGCTTCGCCGTGTGCGTTGGCGATTTCGGTGCCGGTCACTGTGGTGGCTGCGGTCGGTGCTGCTTCCAGGCATGGTGTCCTGGTCAAGGGTGGGGCTGCGTTGGAGGCTTTGGGGCGGGTGTCGATTGTTGCGTTGGACAAGACCGGCACTTTGACGTCCAACTGTCCGAGGGTCGTCGAGGTGGCTGTTGTGGCTCCTGCGACCCGCGAGCGGGTGTTGGCGGTCGCGGCCTCGTTGGAGGAGCGCAGTGAACATCCGCTGGCTCGCGCCATCCTGGATGCTGCCCCGGCGCCGCAGCGGGCTGAGCAGGTGGAGGCTGTTCCCGGGGCGGGGCTCATCGGGTGTTTGGGCGGCCGTACTGTCCGTCTGGGGCGGCCGGGTTGGATTGAGGCCGGGCCCCTGGCCGATCGGGTGGCGCGGATGCAGCGGGCCGGGGCCACCGCTGTGCTGGTCGAGGATGACGCCGTCGTGATCGGTGCCGTCGCCGTGCGTGATGAGTTGCGTCCCGAAGCCGCCGAGGTGGTCTCGGCGTTGCGGGGGGCGGGCTGTCGGGTGGTGATGCTCACCGGGGACAACCGGGTGACCGCTGAGGTCTTGGCTGCGCAGGCGGGTGTCGAACCTGCTGATGTGCATGCCGGCCTGCGGCCTGAGGACAAGTCCCGTCTCGTGGGCGAGTTGCGTGCGCACGGTGCGGTGGCGATGGTCGGTGACGGCGTCAACGACGCTCCTGCGCTGGCCACCGCTGATGCGGGGATCGCGGTGGGGGCGATGGGCGCGGACGTGGCCATCGAGACCGCTGATGTCGCGTTGATGGGGGAGGACCTGCGTCATCTGCCTCGCGTGCTGGCGCACGCTCGCCGTGCCCGGGTGGTGATGTGGCAGAGTGTGGGGCTGTCGTTGGCGATCATCGCGGTTCTGCTGCCGCTGGCCTTGGCTGGTGTGCTGGGGTTGGCGACGGTCGTGTTGGTGCACGAGGTGGCCGAGGTTCTGGTCATCGCCAACGGTATTCGTGCGGGGCGCACCCGTGCGTTGGTCCTGGAGTCCGGTGGTCCTGCTGTCTCGTCGCGTGAGCGGGTCGGGGCGGCGAGGATGTGA
- a CDS encoding DUF421 domain-containing protein has protein sequence MSVEHRSTEGTNMVDWQIFAISAPLGESIIRGTLTFLGLLTLMRLVGQRESGSIGITDVLIVVIVADAASPGLQGQVSSITDSMVLVVTVLFWSVVVDAVAYRFPALAHLVKARPKPLIEQGKLNKRVMRRELMTREEIQAQLRLHGIEDIALVERAYIEPNGMISVVSHKSKPTDDTAE, from the coding sequence ATGTCCGTTGAACACCGCTCCACCGAGGGGACAAACATGGTCGACTGGCAGATCTTCGCCATCTCCGCTCCGCTGGGCGAGAGCATCATCCGGGGCACCCTCACCTTCCTCGGCCTTCTGACACTGATGCGCCTGGTCGGCCAGCGCGAATCCGGCAGCATCGGCATCACCGACGTGCTGATCGTCGTCATCGTCGCGGACGCCGCCTCCCCCGGACTCCAAGGCCAGGTCTCCTCCATCACCGACAGCATGGTGCTCGTGGTCACGGTCCTCTTCTGGAGCGTGGTGGTCGACGCCGTCGCCTACCGCTTCCCCGCACTGGCCCACCTGGTGAAAGCCCGCCCCAAACCCCTGATCGAACAGGGAAAACTCAACAAACGGGTGATGCGGCGGGAACTGATGACCCGCGAGGAGATCCAGGCACAACTACGCCTGCACGGCATCGAGGACATCGCGCTCGTCGAACGCGCCTACATCGAACCCAACGGAATGATCAGCGTGGTCAGCCACAAGAGCAAACCAACAGACGACACCGCCGAATGA